A stretch of the Azorhizobium caulinodans ORS 571 genome encodes the following:
- a CDS encoding DSD1 family PLP-dependent enzyme, translated as MTVAAALADLPTPCLILDEARMLRNIARLKTHLDGLGVALRPHLKTLKSVEAARRVLKDGNGPATVSTLKEAEVFAAAGVRDIIYAVGIAPQKLPRVIALRGAGCDLAVVLDTRVQAAAVAAMSRAVGDAIPALIEIDCDGHRAGLKPDDPEIVAIGRILHEGGAQLRGVLCHSGGSYGQVGPEALADFAEQERAAIVAAAETLRAAGLPCPVVSVGSTPTAHFARDLTGVTEVRAGVYVSQDLVMAGIGVCTPDDIALSVLATVIGHQSERGWTLVDAGWMALSRDRGTASQAVDQGYGLVCDVEGQVIPDLIVVGANQEHGIIGLRAGSTATAPDLPVGAQVRILPNHACATATEFDDYAVLPADGSAHIARWSRFRGW; from the coding sequence ATGACCGTCGCCGCCGCCCTCGCCGACCTTCCCACCCCATGCCTCATCCTCGATGAGGCGCGCATGCTGCGGAACATCGCCCGGCTCAAGACGCATCTGGACGGCCTCGGCGTTGCGCTGCGTCCGCACCTGAAAACGCTGAAGAGCGTGGAGGCCGCTCGCCGTGTGCTGAAGGACGGGAATGGCCCTGCGACGGTCTCCACGCTGAAGGAGGCGGAGGTGTTCGCCGCCGCCGGCGTGCGCGACATCATCTATGCGGTGGGCATCGCCCCGCAGAAGCTGCCGCGCGTGATCGCCCTGCGCGGCGCGGGCTGCGATCTCGCCGTGGTGCTGGATACGCGCGTGCAGGCTGCGGCGGTCGCCGCCATGTCGCGGGCCGTGGGGGACGCCATTCCGGCGCTGATCGAGATCGACTGCGACGGCCATCGCGCCGGTCTCAAGCCGGATGATCCGGAGATCGTCGCCATCGGCCGCATCCTGCACGAGGGCGGCGCGCAACTGCGCGGCGTGCTCTGCCATTCCGGCGGCAGTTACGGGCAAGTGGGTCCCGAGGCGCTCGCAGACTTTGCCGAGCAGGAGCGCGCGGCGATCGTGGCAGCCGCCGAGACCCTGCGCGCCGCCGGCCTGCCGTGCCCGGTGGTCAGCGTCGGCTCCACCCCCACCGCCCATTTCGCCCGCGATCTCACCGGCGTGACGGAAGTGCGCGCCGGCGTCTATGTCTCCCAGGATCTGGTGATGGCGGGCATCGGCGTGTGCACGCCGGATGATATCGCCCTCTCGGTCCTCGCCACCGTCATCGGTCACCAGAGCGAGCGCGGCTGGACGCTGGTGGATGCGGGCTGGATGGCCCTTTCCCGCGATCGTGGCACCGCCTCGCAGGCGGTCGATCAGGGCTATGGCCTGGTGTGCGACGTCGAGGGACAGGTGATCCCGGATCTCATCGTTGTGGGCGCCAATCAGGAGCACGGCATCATCGGCCTGCGGGCGGGCAGCACGGCCACCGCGCCGGACCTGCCCGTGGGGGCGCAGGTGCGCATCCTGCCCAACCATGCCTGCGCCACCGCCACCGAGTTCGACGATTATGCGGTGCTGCCGGCGGACGGCAGCGCCCATATCGCCCGCTGGTCCCGCTTCCGGGGCTGGTGA
- the dapA gene encoding 4-hydroxy-tetrahydrodipicolinate synthase gives MSSASPNALFRGSFTALVTPFRDGALDEKAFRDLVEWQIAEGTNGLVPVGTTGESPTLSHDEHKRVIEWAVSQAAGRVPVMAGAGSNDTATAIEFSQHAEKVGAQGLLVVTPYYNKPSQEGLYQHFAAIAKAVSLPIFIYNIPARSVIDMSVETMARLREFPNIVGIKDATANMSRVSLQRQTLGKDFIQLSGEDITALGFNAHGGVGCISVTANVAPRLCAEFQAACTRGDYAAALAIQDKLVPLHTALFVETNPSPTKYALSVLGKMAEDVRLPMVPVSEPTKAVVKSAMVHAGLIN, from the coding sequence ATGTCTTCCGCTTCGCCCAACGCTCTGTTCCGTGGCTCCTTTACCGCGCTCGTGACGCCGTTCCGCGATGGGGCCCTGGACGAGAAAGCGTTCCGCGATCTCGTGGAGTGGCAGATCGCCGAGGGTACCAATGGGCTCGTGCCGGTGGGCACCACGGGCGAGAGCCCGACGCTCAGCCACGACGAGCACAAGCGCGTGATCGAGTGGGCGGTGTCGCAGGCCGCCGGCCGCGTGCCGGTGATGGCCGGCGCGGGCTCCAACGATACGGCGACCGCCATCGAGTTTTCCCAGCATGCCGAGAAGGTCGGCGCGCAGGGCCTGCTCGTGGTTACGCCCTATTACAACAAGCCCTCGCAGGAGGGCCTGTACCAGCACTTCGCGGCCATCGCGAAGGCGGTGAGCCTGCCCATCTTCATCTACAACATCCCCGCCCGCTCGGTGATCGACATGAGCGTCGAGACCATGGCGCGTCTGCGCGAGTTCCCCAACATTGTCGGCATCAAGGACGCCACCGCCAACATGTCGCGCGTGTCCCTGCAGCGCCAGACGCTGGGCAAGGACTTCATCCAGCTCTCGGGCGAGGACATTACCGCGCTGGGCTTCAACGCCCATGGCGGGGTGGGCTGCATCTCGGTGACGGCGAACGTTGCCCCGCGCCTGTGCGCGGAGTTCCAGGCCGCCTGCACCAGGGGCGATTATGCCGCCGCGCTCGCCATCCAGGACAAGCTGGTGCCGCTGCACACGGCGCTCTTCGTTGAAACCAACCCGTCGCCCACCAAATATGCCCTGTCCGTTCTGGGCAAGATGGCCGAGGACGTGCGCCTGCCCATGGTGCCGGTCTCGGAGCCGACCAAGGCCGTGGTGAAGAGCGCCATGGTCCATGCCGGCCTCATCAACTGA
- a CDS encoding PhzF family phenazine biosynthesis protein — protein sequence MKAPLFQVDAFTTRRFAGNPAAVMLLEAYPEDETLRAIAAENNLSETAFLVREGGDYHLRWFTPKVEVPLCGHATLASAAVVMERLEPGRASVTFHTASGALPVSRSGTGYVLDFPARGSEPIAMPGVAAALGAAPEEVRINPFTYMAVLADAATVRGLSPGMAAIAALDRPGLIVTAPGDNAYDVVSRYFAPAKGIPEDPVTGAAHTTLVPYWAERLGRSTLACHQASARGGDLTCRLSDDRVLIEGACVFFLEGTAEY from the coding sequence ATGAAAGCCCCGCTGTTCCAGGTCGACGCCTTCACCACGCGCCGCTTCGCCGGCAATCCCGCCGCCGTGATGCTGCTGGAGGCCTATCCGGAAGACGAAACGCTGCGCGCCATCGCAGCCGAGAACAACCTCTCAGAGACCGCCTTTCTGGTGAGAGAGGGCGGCGACTATCACCTGCGCTGGTTCACGCCCAAGGTGGAAGTGCCGCTCTGCGGCCATGCCACGCTTGCCAGCGCGGCGGTGGTGATGGAGCGGCTGGAGCCGGGGCGTGCTTCGGTGACGTTCCACACCGCCAGCGGCGCCCTGCCCGTTTCCCGAAGCGGCACGGGCTATGTGCTGGACTTCCCGGCGCGCGGCAGCGAGCCCATCGCCATGCCGGGCGTCGCGGCCGCGCTGGGCGCGGCGCCGGAAGAAGTGCGCATCAATCCCTTCACCTACATGGCCGTGCTTGCGGACGCCGCGACCGTGCGCGGGCTTTCTCCCGGTATGGCCGCCATCGCCGCGCTCGACCGGCCCGGCCTTATCGTGACCGCGCCGGGCGATAACGCTTATGATGTGGTCAGCCGCTACTTCGCCCCCGCCAAGGGGATTCCCGAGGACCCGGTCACGGGGGCGGCCCATACGACTCTCGTGCCCTACTGGGCGGAACGCCTCGGCCGCAGCACGCTCGCCTGCCATCAGGCCTCGGCGCGCGGCGGCGACCTCACCTGCCGCCTTTCGGATGACCGCGTGCTCATCGAGGGCGCGTGCGTCTTCTTCCTCGAAGGCACGGCGGAATACTGA
- a CDS encoding DUF1217 domain-containing protein, producing MAIDFGSTFATYNYYQKNSAMALKTKAAEPIVKNDIAYFRANITKVKTVDEFVGNYRLFNFAMNAFGLSEMANAKAYMKKVLNSDLSDSSSFVNKLADDKFKVFARAFSNLNPTNALTTVPATADDVVGYYLNQSIETELGQTDQGVQLALYFKRNAATIKSAYSILGDPALYKVVKTVFNLPDNMGKVDIAQQKRIVDAKLNVNDLQDPTKVNKLLQRFAAIWDATNNTAANNPILTLFNTSSSRSSVSSGAASSIIGLKYGG from the coding sequence ATGGCTATCGATTTCGGGTCGACGTTCGCGACCTATAATTATTACCAGAAGAACAGTGCCATGGCGCTCAAGACGAAGGCCGCCGAGCCGATCGTCAAGAACGACATCGCTTATTTCAGGGCGAACATCACCAAGGTCAAAACCGTCGACGAGTTCGTCGGCAACTACCGCCTTTTCAATTTTGCCATGAATGCGTTCGGCCTCAGCGAGATGGCCAACGCCAAGGCCTATATGAAAAAGGTGCTGAACAGCGACCTGTCCGATTCCTCCAGCTTCGTGAACAAGCTGGCGGACGACAAGTTCAAGGTGTTCGCCCGCGCCTTCTCCAACCTGAACCCGACCAACGCTCTGACCACCGTTCCGGCCACGGCCGACGACGTGGTTGGATACTACCTCAACCAGTCCATCGAGACGGAGTTGGGGCAGACGGACCAGGGCGTTCAGCTGGCGCTCTACTTCAAGCGCAACGCCGCCACCATCAAGTCGGCCTACAGCATCCTCGGCGACCCGGCGCTCTATAAGGTGGTGAAGACGGTGTTCAACCTGCCCGACAACATGGGCAAGGTGGACATCGCTCAGCAGAAGCGGATCGTGGATGCGAAGCTGAACGTCAACGATCTTCAGGACCCGACGAAGGTGAACAAGCTGCTCCAGCGCTTCGCGGCGATCTGGGACGCGACGAACAACACCGCCGCCAACAACCCGATCCTGACCCTGTTCAACACCAGCAGCTCGCGCAGCTCCGTCAGCAGCGGCGCCGCGTCCTCGATCATCGGCCTGAAGTACGGCGGCTGA
- a CDS encoding DUF1217 domain-containing protein, with product MSIYLGSTFATFNYYSKNSDTALKQEAAQPEVARDTAYYEANIGSVTSVDDFVNNYRLLNYAMTAYGLSDETNAKALVKQVLSSDLSDSSSLVYKLNDQRYLNLAKAFANLNPNDSAASYTAATTQQVVNSYLEQQLENDVGQQDEGTQLALYFQRNAANITSGYSILGDSQLWKVVQTVYDLPESLGSIDINQQKDLVESKVNIADLQDPTKVSALLDRFSAVWDATNSSAASSDPVLELFSDGGSDASASGASSNILDLEYGG from the coding sequence ATGAGCATCTATCTTGGGTCGACATTCGCGACCTTCAATTATTATTCCAAGAACAGCGATACGGCCCTGAAGCAGGAAGCCGCCCAACCCGAGGTGGCCCGCGATACGGCCTATTACGAGGCCAATATCGGGTCGGTCACGAGCGTGGACGACTTCGTGAACAACTATCGCCTGCTCAATTATGCCATGACCGCCTATGGCCTCTCGGACGAAACCAACGCCAAGGCCCTGGTGAAGCAGGTCCTCAGCAGCGATCTCTCGGATTCCTCCAGCCTCGTCTACAAGCTCAACGACCAGCGCTACCTGAACCTCGCGAAGGCTTTCGCCAATCTCAATCCCAACGATTCCGCTGCCAGCTATACGGCCGCCACGACCCAGCAGGTCGTGAACAGCTATCTGGAACAGCAGTTGGAGAACGACGTGGGCCAGCAGGACGAGGGCACGCAGCTCGCGCTCTATTTTCAGCGCAACGCCGCGAACATCACCTCCGGCTATTCGATCCTCGGCGACAGCCAGCTCTGGAAGGTGGTTCAGACCGTCTACGATCTGCCGGAAAGCCTCGGTTCCATCGACATCAACCAGCAGAAGGATCTGGTGGAATCCAAGGTGAACATCGCGGACCTTCAGGACCCCACCAAGGTCTCCGCCCTGCTCGACCGCTTTTCCGCCGTCTGGGACGCCACCAACAGCAGCGCGGCCAGCAGCGATCCGGTGCTGGAGCTCTTTTCCGACGGCGGCTCCGACGCGTCGGCCTCGGGCGCATCCAGCAACATCCTCGATCTCGAATACGGCGGCTGA
- a CDS encoding GNAT family N-acetyltransferase, which produces MSVGPVIRRAGPVDARRLGAAGPALYAESYAFLWDDDAAYAAQLATFGPDAFADLLARDDARVWLVEDDGALLGFLSLLLGVPEPVTGRSAGAEVPRIYLARAATGQGLGRRLLDEAAACARDEGAGYLWLDAMETAPWAVRTYQKWGFAEIGRMPFGRPVKAGHGTLVVLSRDL; this is translated from the coding sequence ATGTCGGTCGGCCCCGTGATCCGCCGCGCCGGCCCGGTCGACGCCCGGCGTCTCGGGGCGGCTGGCCCGGCACTTTATGCGGAAAGCTACGCCTTTCTCTGGGACGACGATGCGGCCTATGCCGCGCAGCTTGCCACCTTCGGGCCGGACGCCTTCGCAGACCTGCTGGCCCGCGACGATGCGCGCGTGTGGCTCGTGGAAGATGATGGCGCGCTGCTTGGCTTCCTGTCGCTGCTTCTCGGCGTGCCGGAGCCCGTGACGGGCCGGTCGGCCGGCGCCGAGGTGCCGCGCATCTATCTGGCGCGGGCAGCGACCGGGCAGGGGCTGGGCCGCCGCCTGTTGGACGAGGCGGCCGCCTGCGCACGCGATGAAGGCGCGGGTTATCTGTGGCTCGATGCCATGGAAACGGCGCCCTGGGCGGTGCGAACCTATCAGAAGTGGGGATTTGCCGAGATCGGCCGCATGCCCTTCGGCCGGCCCGTGAAGGCCGGCCATGGGACGCTTGTGGTGCTCTCGCGCGACCTTTAG
- a CDS encoding NAD(P)/FAD-dependent oxidoreductase: MARPDVLIIGGGLHGCSTALHLARRGVKALVIEKDHAGRHASGVNAGGVRRLGRAFAEVPLSVASMELWHSIRDLVDDDCGFESHGQVKVAEDEGDLALLAERVARLNALGFTHEELIAQDELRALLPAVSPHCVGGIVSRADGAALPFRTVLAFRNAAIRLGATFLEGRPAGLPERRGGLWRVQVGGKTHEAPVLVNAAGAWADRIAAALGEPVPLEVIAPMLMITLRMPPFVKPVVGATRRPLSFKQYANGTVLIGGGHRGIADRDTNRTSLDFGKLAFNARTAAEIFPIMAEAQINRAWAGIEARMPDDIPVIGPSLQAEAAYHAFGFSAHGFQLGPIVGSILAELVTTGASNLPIAPFSIGRFAAPVAQAG; encoded by the coding sequence ATGGCGCGGCCGGATGTCCTGATCATCGGCGGCGGCCTGCACGGCTGCTCAACAGCCTTGCATCTCGCCCGGCGCGGCGTGAAGGCGCTGGTGATTGAGAAGGACCACGCCGGCCGCCATGCCTCCGGCGTCAATGCAGGCGGGGTGCGGCGGCTCGGCCGCGCCTTCGCGGAGGTGCCGCTCTCCGTCGCCTCCATGGAACTATGGCATTCCATCCGCGATCTGGTGGATGACGACTGCGGCTTCGAGAGCCACGGGCAGGTGAAGGTGGCGGAGGACGAGGGCGACCTCGCGCTCCTCGCCGAGCGGGTGGCCAGGCTCAATGCGCTCGGCTTCACCCATGAGGAACTGATTGCGCAGGACGAATTGCGGGCGCTGCTGCCCGCCGTCTCGCCCCATTGCGTGGGCGGCATCGTCTCGCGGGCGGATGGGGCGGCGCTGCCCTTCCGAACCGTGCTCGCTTTCCGCAATGCCGCCATCCGCCTCGGCGCGACCTTTCTCGAAGGCCGCCCGGCAGGCCTGCCGGAGCGGCGGGGCGGCCTGTGGCGGGTACAGGTGGGGGGCAAGACGCACGAGGCCCCCGTGCTGGTGAACGCCGCCGGAGCCTGGGCGGACCGCATCGCTGCGGCGCTGGGCGAGCCGGTGCCGCTTGAGGTGATCGCCCCCATGCTGATGATCACCTTGCGGATGCCACCTTTCGTGAAGCCGGTGGTGGGCGCAACGCGGCGCCCGCTTTCTTTCAAGCAATATGCCAACGGCACGGTGCTGATTGGCGGCGGGCACCGCGGTATCGCGGATCGCGACACCAACCGCACGTCGCTCGATTTCGGCAAGCTCGCCTTCAACGCCCGCACGGCGGCGGAGATCTTCCCCATCATGGCGGAGGCGCAGATCAACCGCGCCTGGGCGGGCATCGAGGCGCGGATGCCCGACGACATCCCCGTGATTGGCCCGAGCCTTCAGGCCGAAGCCGCCTATCACGCCTTCGGCTTCTCCGCCCACGGCTTCCAGCTCGGCCCCATCGTGGGCAGCATTCTCGCGGAACTAGTCACCACGGGCGCCAGCAACCTGCCCATTGCGCCCTTTTCCATCGGCCGGTTCGCCGCCCCAGTGGCGCAGGCGGGATGA
- a CDS encoding lytic transglycosylase domain-containing protein: MPSVRLLLSCTALALALAVAPPAMAAQDSDAPTKKTDTKKADAKKADPKKDAKKDAKKPDAKSKAAAKPATHSPGRGVAARPAPKAAPLTLAPTAAIATGELGELRNAVIAAKAGRGTEALQMARQLEDPVARNLVVWLVIRNAPNDYGFTNIAAFLREKPGWPTPGTLRRRAERVLLAENKDPATVRAFFSEQDPISGEGKIALARAMAASGDRNTTAALIRDAWRNDDLTENTENQVLGEFGVLLTRADHKARADRYSYKPDQARAMRAAARAGSDVVLLTQARLAIAKKAPEGARLLSQVPFTLANDPAYLFAKSQLARRAGKDSEAASALLQAAGASPDVLVDTDEWWIERRLVSRELLDAGDPKTAYRVAATGAIPDASNYRAEQQFTAGWIALAFLKDPRTAQAHFSRIAHGQSNPITLSRAFFWQGRAAEAAGDTGSARSHYEHAAQYSTTYYGQLARQRLGLSAVALRRAPDGGMQARATFDRIEPVKAVRLLYALGDRDTAMTILYDLAWRMEDSSHLQMLYQLAQENNDARGALVVGKESVAEGHPLDAAAFPTFGIPNYTSIGNPVDRAMVYAVARQESQFNPRTLSSAKAMGLMQVTPEAGREVTKKTGVAYDEARLMNDQSYNVQFGAAELGELMENYGGNTALVFAAYNAGRGSVRKWIDRYGDPRSPDVDPVDWVELIPYSETRNYVQRVMENYLVYRARFGSDRAQPVAAR; the protein is encoded by the coding sequence ATGCCGTCTGTCCGTCTCCTGCTCTCATGCACCGCCCTCGCCCTGGCGCTTGCCGTGGCGCCGCCGGCCATGGCGGCCCAGGACAGCGACGCCCCCACCAAGAAAACCGACACCAAGAAGGCCGACGCGAAGAAGGCGGACCCGAAGAAGGACGCCAAGAAAGACGCGAAGAAGCCGGACGCCAAATCCAAGGCCGCCGCCAAGCCTGCGACCCATAGCCCCGGCCGCGGCGTGGCCGCCCGCCCGGCGCCCAAGGCCGCGCCGCTGACGCTCGCCCCCACCGCCGCCATCGCCACCGGCGAACTCGGCGAATTGCGCAATGCGGTGATCGCTGCCAAGGCCGGCCGCGGCACGGAAGCGCTCCAGATGGCGCGCCAGCTGGAAGACCCGGTGGCGCGCAACCTCGTGGTCTGGCTGGTCATCCGCAACGCGCCGAACGACTACGGCTTCACCAACATCGCCGCCTTCCTGCGCGAGAAGCCGGGCTGGCCGACGCCCGGCACCCTGCGCCGCCGCGCCGAGCGCGTGCTGCTGGCGGAGAACAAGGATCCGGCCACCGTCCGCGCCTTCTTCTCGGAACAGGACCCGATCTCCGGCGAGGGCAAGATTGCGCTCGCCCGCGCCATGGCCGCCTCCGGCGACCGCAACACGACCGCCGCACTCATCCGCGACGCCTGGCGCAACGATGATCTGACCGAGAACACCGAGAATCAGGTGCTGGGCGAATTCGGCGTCCTGCTCACCCGCGCCGACCACAAGGCCCGCGCCGACCGCTACAGCTACAAGCCCGATCAGGCCCGTGCGATGCGCGCCGCCGCCCGCGCGGGCTCGGACGTGGTCCTGCTGACGCAGGCCCGGCTCGCCATCGCGAAAAAGGCGCCGGAAGGCGCCCGCCTGCTGTCGCAGGTGCCCTTCACGCTCGCCAACGACCCGGCCTATCTCTTTGCCAAGTCCCAGCTCGCCCGCCGCGCCGGAAAGGACAGCGAGGCTGCCTCCGCACTGCTTCAGGCCGCGGGCGCCAGCCCCGACGTACTGGTGGACACGGATGAATGGTGGATCGAGCGCCGCCTTGTCTCGCGCGAGCTGCTGGATGCGGGCGACCCCAAGACCGCCTATCGCGTGGCCGCCACCGGCGCCATTCCGGACGCCTCCAACTATCGCGCGGAGCAGCAGTTCACCGCCGGCTGGATCGCCCTCGCCTTCCTGAAGGACCCGCGCACGGCGCAGGCGCATTTCTCGCGCATCGCCCACGGCCAGAGCAACCCGATCACGCTGTCCCGCGCCTTCTTCTGGCAGGGCCGCGCGGCGGAGGCGGCCGGCGACACTGGCTCGGCACGGTCGCACTATGAGCACGCGGCGCAGTACTCGACCACCTATTACGGGCAACTCGCCCGCCAGCGGCTGGGCCTGTCGGCCGTCGCCCTGCGCCGTGCGCCGGACGGTGGCATGCAGGCCCGCGCCACCTTCGACCGCATCGAGCCGGTGAAGGCGGTGCGCCTGCTCTATGCGCTGGGCGACCGCGACACCGCCATGACCATTCTCTACGACCTCGCCTGGCGCATGGAGGACAGTTCCCACCTCCAGATGCTCTACCAGCTGGCACAGGAGAACAATGACGCGCGCGGCGCGCTGGTGGTGGGCAAGGAGAGCGTGGCCGAGGGCCATCCGCTGGACGCCGCCGCCTTCCCCACCTTCGGCATCCCGAACTACACCTCGATCGGTAATCCGGTGGACCGGGCCATGGTCTATGCGGTGGCCCGGCAGGAGAGCCAGTTCAACCCGCGCACCCTCTCCAGTGCCAAGGCCATGGGCCTGATGCAGGTGACGCCGGAGGCAGGCCGCGAGGTGACGAAGAAGACCGGCGTTGCCTATGACGAGGCCCGCCTGATGAACGACCAGTCCTACAACGTGCAGTTCGGCGCGGCGGAACTGGGCGAGCTGATGGAGAATTACGGCGGCAACACCGCCCTCGTCTTCGCCGCCTACAACGCCGGGCGCGGCTCCGTGCGCAAGTGGATCGACCGCTATGGCGACCCGCGCTCGCCGGATGTGGACCCCGTGGACTGGGTGGAACTCATCCCCTATTCCGAGACGCGCAATTACGTGCAGCGGGTGATGGAGAATTATCTCGTCTACCGCGCCCGCTTCGGCTCGGACCGCGCCCAACCGGTGGCCGCCCGCTGA
- the smpB gene encoding SsrA-binding protein SmpB: MAEKKKKELPRKVVADNRRARFDYDIGEVFEAGIALKGTEVKALRTGKATIHESYAGGKNGELWLFNSYVPEYLEANRFNHEPRRPRKLLMHKRQIHKLTVAVEREGMTVVPLKIYFNEQGRAKVEVALAKGRKAHDKREAVKERDWNRDKARLMRDRG, encoded by the coding sequence ATGGCTGAGAAGAAGAAAAAGGAGCTGCCCCGCAAGGTGGTCGCCGACAACCGGCGGGCGCGCTTCGACTATGACATCGGCGAGGTGTTCGAGGCGGGCATCGCGCTGAAGGGCACCGAGGTGAAGGCGCTGCGCACCGGCAAGGCGACGATCCACGAGAGCTATGCCGGCGGCAAGAATGGCGAGCTGTGGCTCTTCAATTCCTACGTGCCGGAATATCTGGAAGCCAACCGCTTCAATCACGAGCCGCGCCGCCCGCGCAAACTGCTGATGCACAAGCGGCAGATCCACAAGCTCACCGTGGCAGTGGAGCGCGAGGGCATGACCGTGGTGCCGCTGAAAATCTATTTCAACGAGCAGGGCCGGGCGAAGGTGGAAGTGGCCCTCGCCAAGGGCCGCAAGGCCCATGACAAACGCGAGGCGGTGAAGGAGCGGGACTGGAACCGCGACAAAGCCCGCCTGATGCGCGATCGCGGCTGA
- a CDS encoding glutathione S-transferase family protein, producing the protein MLRILGKRQSINVRKVLWACDEIGLDYTQEDWGAGFRPTSDPAFQALSPKGLVPVVVYGDAVLTESNTIVRYLAARYGRPDLLPVDPVERAQVEAAMDWQATEFNTAWRTAFLVLMRNRPDAGTPEQVEASITEWTRMVALLDGQFADGRAFICGATFTVADIVIGLSLHRWFRAPIPRPDFTHAAAYYARLAERPAGRAYMAATYD; encoded by the coding sequence ATGCTCCGCATCCTCGGCAAGCGGCAATCCATCAACGTGCGCAAGGTGCTCTGGGCCTGCGACGAGATCGGACTTGATTACACGCAAGAAGACTGGGGCGCCGGCTTCCGTCCGACCTCCGATCCCGCCTTCCAGGCTCTGAGCCCCAAGGGGCTTGTGCCGGTCGTCGTGTATGGCGATGCGGTGCTCACCGAGAGCAACACCATCGTGCGCTATCTCGCCGCCCGATATGGCCGCCCCGACCTGCTGCCCGTCGATCCGGTGGAACGTGCGCAGGTGGAAGCCGCCATGGACTGGCAGGCGACCGAGTTCAACACCGCCTGGCGCACCGCCTTCCTCGTGCTGATGCGCAACCGGCCCGACGCCGGCACACCGGAACAGGTGGAGGCCTCCATCACCGAATGGACGCGCATGGTCGCCCTGCTGGACGGCCAGTTCGCCGACGGACGCGCCTTCATCTGCGGTGCCACCTTCACGGTGGCCGACATCGTGATCGGGCTTTCGTTGCACCGCTGGTTCCGGGCGCCCATTCCCCGCCCGGACTTCACACACGCCGCCGCCTATTACGCTCGGCTGGCGGAGCGCCCCGCCGGACGGGCCTACATGGCCGCCACCTACGACTGA
- a CDS encoding peroxiredoxin, producing the protein MSALDPAALPVPEDDGAADHLPGLELPIIRLMGTHGHPVDLSDLSGRAVVYVYPRTARPGEPPLEGWDEIPGARGCTVQSCAFRDHLEDLRAVGIEHVFGLSAQDTEHQKEVATRLNLPFPLLSDHGLQLARAIRLPTFEVGGLKLLKRLTLVVEDGAIAHTFYPVFPPEESARQVVEFFRTYDRG; encoded by the coding sequence ATGAGTGCCCTCGATCCCGCCGCCTTGCCCGTGCCCGAGGATGACGGCGCCGCAGACCATCTGCCGGGGCTGGAGCTGCCGATCATCCGGCTCATGGGCACCCATGGCCATCCGGTGGATCTCTCCGACCTGTCCGGTCGTGCGGTGGTCTATGTCTATCCGCGCACCGCGCGGCCGGGCGAGCCGCCGCTGGAGGGGTGGGACGAAATACCTGGCGCCCGCGGCTGCACCGTGCAGTCCTGCGCGTTCCGGGACCATCTGGAGGATCTGCGGGCCGTCGGCATCGAGCACGTCTTCGGCCTCTCGGCGCAGGACACGGAACATCAGAAGGAAGTGGCCACACGCCTCAACCTGCCGTTTCCGCTGCTCTCCGACCATGGCCTGCAACTGGCCCGCGCCATCCGGCTCCCCACCTTCGAGGTCGGCGGGCTCAAACTCCTCAAGCGGCTCACGCTGGTCGTGGAAGATGGGGCCATCGCCCACACCTTCTATCCCGTGTTTCCGCCCGAGGAGAGCGCGCGGCAGGTGGTCGAGTTCTTCCGGACCTATGACAGGGGCTGA